The Thiothrix subterranea genome has a segment encoding these proteins:
- the purF gene encoding amidophosphoribosyltransferase has protein sequence MCGIIGIIGHEPVNQAIYDGLTVLQHRGQDAAGIVTSDGRKLYLRRDNGLVKDVFNERHMAMLQGNMGIGHVRYPTAGSSSSAEAQPFYVNSPYGISLAHNGNLTNAHVLKKELYRQDRRQINTESDSEILLNVFAQELLSQDALHVTPGDIFAAVEGVHRRCKGAYAVVAMLTRDGLVGFRDPNGIRPLVYGVRETPHGKEFMLASESVALDVQGYRLVRDIEPGEAIFIRPDGQVFTRQCAQNPSYNTCIFEYVYFARPDSIIDNVFVHKARMRMGRKMAEHVMREWPDNDIDVVIPIPDTSRTSALEMAYTLGVPYREGFIKNRYIGRTFIMPGQAKRKKSVRQKLNSLALEFKGKNVMLVDDSIVRGTTSQEIVQMARDAGAKKVYFASASPPIKFPNIYGIDMPAAKELIAHGRTEEEVAQAIGVDRLVYLPLPDLIAAVSKGNPRLKAFDCSVFTGHYATGENGDYFAELEALRNDEQQTNREKNMVAIDICNSD, from the coding sequence ATGTGCGGAATTATCGGGATTATCGGTCATGAACCTGTCAATCAGGCCATTTATGATGGTCTGACGGTTTTACAACACCGTGGACAAGATGCCGCAGGGATTGTGACCAGCGATGGCAGAAAATTGTACCTGCGCCGTGACAACGGTTTGGTGAAAGACGTTTTCAATGAACGTCACATGGCGATGCTGCAAGGCAATATGGGCATAGGGCATGTGCGTTACCCAACGGCGGGGTCATCGTCTTCAGCGGAAGCCCAGCCATTTTATGTGAATAGCCCTTACGGTATTTCGTTGGCACATAACGGCAATTTGACCAATGCGCACGTGCTGAAAAAAGAGCTATACCGTCAGGATCGCCGTCAGATCAATACCGAATCCGATTCTGAAATCCTGCTAAACGTGTTTGCGCAGGAATTGCTGAGCCAAGATGCCTTGCACGTGACGCCGGGCGATATTTTTGCCGCAGTAGAAGGGGTACATCGGCGTTGCAAAGGCGCGTATGCCGTGGTGGCAATGTTAACCCGTGATGGCTTGGTGGGTTTCCGTGACCCGAATGGCATTCGCCCCTTGGTGTACGGCGTGCGCGAAACGCCGCATGGCAAAGAATTCATGCTGGCTTCCGAAAGCGTGGCTTTAGATGTGCAAGGCTACCGCTTGGTACGCGATATTGAGCCGGGTGAAGCCATTTTCATTCGCCCTGACGGTCAGGTATTCACCCGCCAGTGTGCGCAGAACCCCAGCTATAACACCTGCATTTTTGAATACGTGTATTTTGCCCGCCCCGATTCCATCATTGACAATGTGTTTGTGCACAAAGCGCGGATGCGCATGGGGCGCAAAATGGCGGAACACGTCATGCGTGAATGGCCGGATAATGACATTGATGTGGTGATTCCGATTCCCGATACCAGCCGTACTTCGGCGCTGGAAATGGCGTATACCCTCGGTGTGCCGTACCGCGAAGGCTTTATTAAAAACCGTTACATTGGGCGTACCTTTATTATGCCGGGGCAGGCGAAGCGCAAAAAATCGGTGCGCCAAAAGCTCAACTCCTTGGCGTTAGAATTCAAAGGCAAAAATGTGATGCTGGTGGATGATTCCATTGTGCGCGGCACGACGTCGCAGGAAATTGTGCAAATGGCACGCGATGCCGGGGCGAAAAAAGTCTATTTTGCTTCTGCTTCCCCGCCGATCAAGTTCCCGAATATTTACGGGATTGATATGCCCGCTGCGAAGGAACTTATTGCGCACGGGCGTACCGAAGAGGAAGTGGCGCAAGCCATCGGTGTGGATCGCTTGGTCTATTTGCCGTTGCCAGATTTGATTGCAGCGGTGAGTAAGGGCAACCCGCGCTTGAAAGCTTTCGATTGCTCGGTATTCACCGGGCATTATGCCACCGGGGAAAACGGTGACTATTTTGCTGAATTAGAGGCTTTACGAAATGACGAACAACAAACAAACCGTGAAAAAAATATGGTTGCCATTGATATTTGCAACAGCGATTAG
- a CDS encoding O-succinylhomoserine sulfhydrylase, translating into MNHTEWEFETLAVRAGHVRTNEGEHSEAIFPTSSFVFSSAAQAAARFGGTEPGNIYARFTNPTVRYFQERLAALEGGESCVATASGMSAILAVMLGLLKAGDHVVCSRAVFGTTTLLLQNIIGKFGVAFSFVELTDMAAWEAALQPNTRLLFVETPANPLTEIVDIRELADLAHRHGSLLVVDNCFCTPALQRPLDLGADMVVHSATKYLDGQGRALGGAVVGDKERVGKDVYGVLRNGGMTMSPFNAWIFLKGLETLSLRMKAHCENALQLAQWLEAHPAIERVHYPGLVSHPQHALAQQQQSGFGGIVSFIVKGGQAAAWQVVDATQMLSITANLGDAKTTITHPATTTHGRLTPEQKAQAGIAAGLLRVSVGLESVRDIQRDLARGLDAL; encoded by the coding sequence TTGAACCATACTGAGTGGGAATTTGAAACACTGGCGGTACGTGCCGGGCATGTACGCACCAATGAAGGCGAGCATTCGGAAGCGATTTTCCCCACCTCCAGCTTTGTGTTCAGCAGTGCGGCGCAAGCGGCAGCGCGGTTTGGTGGAACTGAACCGGGTAATATCTATGCGCGTTTCACTAACCCGACGGTGCGCTATTTTCAGGAACGTCTTGCGGCGTTAGAAGGCGGTGAAAGCTGTGTGGCTACCGCGTCGGGCATGTCAGCGATTTTGGCGGTGATGTTGGGTTTGCTGAAAGCGGGGGATCACGTGGTGTGTTCCCGTGCGGTGTTTGGCACGACCACGCTCTTGTTACAGAACATCATTGGTAAATTCGGGGTGGCATTTAGCTTTGTCGAATTGACCGATATGGCGGCTTGGGAAGCGGCGTTACAACCGAATACGCGCTTATTGTTCGTGGAAACGCCCGCTAATCCGTTAACTGAAATTGTGGATATTCGTGAATTAGCGGATTTGGCGCACCGTCATGGCAGTTTGTTGGTGGTCGATAATTGTTTCTGTACCCCGGCTTTGCAACGCCCCTTGGATTTAGGGGCGGATATGGTGGTGCATTCCGCCACCAAGTATTTGGATGGTCAGGGGCGGGCGCTAGGCGGTGCAGTAGTCGGTGATAAGGAGCGCGTCGGCAAGGATGTCTACGGTGTGTTGCGCAATGGTGGCATGACCATGAGTCCGTTTAATGCGTGGATTTTCCTGAAGGGTTTGGAAACGCTTTCCCTGCGGATGAAGGCGCATTGCGAGAATGCCCTGCAACTGGCGCAATGGTTAGAAGCACATCCGGCGATTGAGCGGGTACATTATCCGGGGTTGGTATCGCACCCCCAGCACGCACTGGCGCAACAGCAGCAAAGCGGTTTCGGCGGCATCGTGTCCTTTATCGTGAAAGGTGGGCAGGCAGCCGCTTGGCAAGTGGTGGATGCCACCCAAATGCTCTCCATTACCGCGAATTTGGGGGATGCGAAAACCACGATTACGCACCCTGCGACCACAACCCACGGGCGCTTAACCCCTGAGCAAAAAGCCCAAGCAGGCATCGCTGCCGGTTTATTGCGGGTATCAGTGGGTTTGGAGAGCGTGCGTGATATTCAACGTGATCTGGCTCGCGGCTTGGATGCGCTTTAA
- a CDS encoding S1C family serine protease translates to MFKTNTLHNKIHHCLYTLFILFSLTYSLISHADVEITPDPAASVVEITVHTRQYDAASPWNTTWKSWIATGFIVEGNRILTTAQLVDNAVYISIRPNDSTKTFEAEVDNISHEVNLALLTLKDETFFDKRAPLALGDLPKPEEKVSLYGYPVGGNKLSITAGIVSRIEYQTYAHSGLTFQAIQVDAAVNSGSLGSPALVDGKVIGIVSEITPEIAETPTENIGYLIPAPRIKQLLDDLRDGTLDGVPELWVDYQFITNPTHKQYYRLTPDQTGILINQLCANSDAALLLLPDDVITAIDGKPITEADFIQTNGKQYSNFQHHIDLHQLNDIVSLDIIRDGKLVKQNVDLNKKSLSKNRKESVPRYFIFGGFVFLASRKLPECVPATEDETGAPPTEADTVEIVQVLPSANNIGFHDVAPMTISTVNSETFSSWTYFQSLVKDGSQKNIVLENDTGYQIVINRQVAEKEHDALLEKYRIPKTQPDDMAEEEAEP, encoded by the coding sequence ATGTTTAAAACAAATACACTACACAATAAAATCCACCACTGCCTTTACACCTTATTCATCCTTTTCAGTTTAACGTATTCGCTAATTTCTCATGCTGACGTTGAAATCACGCCAGACCCGGCGGCCTCGGTGGTCGAAATCACCGTCCATACCCGCCAATACGATGCTGCCTCACCCTGGAATACCACGTGGAAAAGCTGGATTGCCACCGGCTTTATTGTCGAGGGCAACCGCATTCTCACCACTGCGCAACTGGTCGACAATGCGGTTTATATCAGCATCCGCCCCAACGATAGCACCAAAACCTTTGAAGCCGAGGTAGACAATATTTCGCACGAAGTCAATCTCGCGCTCTTGACCCTCAAAGATGAAACTTTTTTCGACAAACGCGCCCCGTTAGCACTGGGAGACTTACCCAAACCCGAAGAAAAAGTCAGTTTGTATGGCTACCCAGTCGGTGGCAATAAACTCAGCATTACCGCAGGCATTGTTTCGCGTATCGAATACCAAACCTATGCGCACAGCGGCCTTACCTTTCAAGCAATACAAGTGGATGCGGCAGTCAACAGTGGCAGTCTGGGCAGCCCCGCACTGGTGGATGGCAAAGTCATCGGCATCGTCTCCGAAATCACCCCGGAAATTGCCGAAACCCCCACCGAGAATATCGGCTACCTGATTCCTGCGCCGCGTATCAAACAATTACTCGACGATTTGCGCGACGGCACACTCGATGGCGTTCCCGAATTGTGGGTAGATTACCAATTCATCACCAACCCCACGCACAAGCAATACTACCGTTTGACACCCGACCAAACCGGCATTTTGATTAACCAACTTTGTGCCAATAGCGATGCGGCACTACTGCTCCTGCCCGATGATGTCATTACCGCGATTGACGGCAAACCCATCACCGAAGCGGATTTTATTCAAACCAATGGCAAGCAATACAGCAATTTCCAACACCACATCGACTTGCATCAATTGAATGACATTGTAAGTCTCGACATTATCCGTGATGGCAAACTCGTTAAACAAAATGTTGATCTAAACAAAAAATCGTTATCGAAAAATCGCAAAGAAAGCGTCCCCCGTTATTTCATTTTTGGTGGTTTTGTTTTCCTAGCCAGCCGTAAACTGCCCGAATGCGTACCCGCCACCGAAGACGAAACCGGTGCGCCACCCACCGAAGCCGACACCGTGGAAATCGTGCAAGTGCTTCCTTCAGCAAATAATATTGGTTTTCATGATGTTGCCCCCATGACTATTAGTACCGTCAATAGTGAAACATTCAGTAGCTGGACATATTTCCAATCGTTAGTAAAAGACGGCTCTCAAAAAAACATCGTCTTGGAAAACGACACCGGCTATCAGATAGTCATTAACCGTCAAGTGGCCGAAAAGGAACATGACGCTTTGTTAGAAAAATACCGTATTCCCAAAACACAGCCTGATGATATGGCTGAAGAAGAGGCTGAACCATGA
- a CDS encoding DsrE family protein, which translates to MDNYLITQPTPRHYVVILATGNEDAGKRATLAFSTACSAMAMDMNPHVFLVGDGSFWAYEGHTHGIHAPGFPPLEELVSNYLELEGKLYICSACDQVCSLLPDQDHLPIKRTGVEPRGLASVLHYTVNGASITF; encoded by the coding sequence ATGGATAATTACCTGATAACCCAACCTACCCCGCGCCACTACGTGGTCATTCTCGCCACCGGCAATGAAGACGCAGGCAAACGCGCCACCCTCGCTTTTTCAACCGCCTGCTCTGCGATGGCAATGGACATGAATCCACACGTTTTTTTAGTCGGGGATGGCAGTTTCTGGGCTTACGAAGGCCACACGCACGGCATTCATGCGCCCGGTTTTCCGCCGCTCGAAGAATTAGTCAGTAACTATTTAGAACTCGAAGGAAAATTATACATCTGTTCCGCCTGTGATCAGGTGTGCAGCTTATTACCGGATCAAGATCACCTGCCCATCAAACGTACCGGGGTAGAACCGCGCGGTTTAGCCAGTGTATTGCACTACACCGTCAACGGCGCTTCCATCACATTTTAA
- the accD gene encoding acetyl-CoA carboxylase, carboxyltransferase subunit beta, whose product MSWFEKLRLPSRIRTDATNTEKKSIPEGLWHQCPACQAVLYRAELERNLDVCPKCNHHMRLSGRRRLEVFLDAAGREEIGANVAPTDMLKFRDTKKYKDRLVAAQKETGEKDALIVMKGTVLGVPMVAAAFDFRFMGGSMGSVVGERFVRGAEAAMANKIPYICFAASGGARMQEALFSLMQMSKTSAVLTRLSDKGVPFISVLTDPTMGGVSASFAMLGDIHIGEPKALIGFAGPRVIEQTVREKLPEGFQRSEFLQEKGAIDMIVHRRDMRETVADLVAIMQHKPCPINTTVLDAA is encoded by the coding sequence ATGAGCTGGTTTGAAAAACTGCGTCTGCCATCACGCATCCGTACCGACGCGACCAATACCGAAAAGAAATCCATTCCCGAAGGCTTGTGGCATCAATGCCCTGCCTGCCAAGCGGTACTGTACCGGGCGGAATTGGAACGCAATCTGGACGTTTGCCCCAAGTGCAACCACCACATGCGCTTGTCCGGGCGGCGGCGTTTGGAGGTGTTTTTGGATGCGGCAGGGCGTGAGGAAATCGGCGCGAATGTTGCGCCGACGGATATGCTGAAATTCCGCGACACTAAAAAGTACAAAGACCGTTTGGTTGCCGCTCAGAAAGAAACCGGCGAAAAAGACGCACTGATCGTGATGAAAGGCACGGTGTTGGGTGTGCCGATGGTGGCTGCGGCGTTCGATTTCCGTTTCATGGGCGGCTCGATGGGGTCGGTGGTCGGCGAACGTTTTGTGCGCGGCGCAGAAGCGGCAATGGCGAACAAAATTCCTTACATTTGCTTTGCAGCGAGTGGCGGGGCGCGGATGCAGGAAGCCTTGTTCTCATTAATGCAGATGTCTAAAACCAGCGCGGTGTTGACGCGCTTGAGCGACAAAGGTGTGCCGTTCATTTCGGTATTGACTGACCCGACGATGGGCGGGGTGTCGGCAAGTTTTGCAATGTTGGGCGATATTCACATCGGTGAGCCGAAAGCCTTGATCGGATTTGCGGGGCCGCGTGTGATTGAGCAGACGGTGCGTGAAAAACTGCCGGAAGGTTTTCAACGCAGTGAATTCCTGCAAGAAAAAGGCGCGATTGACATGATCGTGCACCGCCGGGATATGCGCGAAACGGTTGCGGATTTGGTAGCCATTATGCAACACAAACCTTGCCCGATTAACACCACGGTATTGGATGCGGCTTGA
- a CDS encoding SPOR domain-containing protein, producing MDNKATTKRMIGAVVLVLVAALLLAWLLKGKNRDGQQDMAMNQSAETKPILGFPGVGGDEQKPTIVGDDPNAATQQTGAGIDVAQQNQNAAGTAQQAGGANLIPGIDVKLPETVPNTTGFEVRPGTGGEVRDLVDTDGKVKDGTGSMGTGNAKANTPETGSTAPVAAQPTAPAETKTSQVTTPSASQKDKPATNTPAPEEKKASSKVVLVNEKPVPRAVSEASAAQAAAKKAAEEKAAAAKAAAEKAAKLAAEKAAAAKSVALASAGAAAGNAAGGAGSFTIQVLASADKAKADAAAGPLKADGYNVAVSTANVGGKTVYRVNVTGFADRAAAEAAQAKMKSRYKQNAAIQGSFVTSSK from the coding sequence ATGGATAATAAGGCTACAACCAAACGAATGATTGGCGCGGTCGTGCTGGTACTTGTTGCCGCATTGCTGTTGGCATGGTTGCTGAAAGGCAAAAACCGTGACGGTCAGCAAGACATGGCAATGAACCAATCGGCTGAAACCAAGCCAATTTTGGGGTTTCCGGGCGTGGGTGGCGACGAGCAAAAACCTACAATTGTTGGCGATGACCCTAATGCGGCTACCCAGCAAACCGGCGCTGGCATTGATGTTGCGCAACAAAATCAAAACGCGGCAGGCACTGCTCAGCAAGCCGGTGGCGCTAACCTGATTCCGGGCATTGATGTCAAATTACCGGAGACTGTTCCTAATACCACGGGTTTTGAAGTACGCCCCGGTACTGGTGGCGAAGTCCGTGATTTAGTCGATACCGACGGTAAAGTGAAAGACGGCACGGGCAGCATGGGAACGGGTAATGCCAAAGCCAACACGCCTGAGACGGGTTCTACGGCTCCTGTTGCGGCACAACCGACTGCACCAGCCGAAACCAAAACCAGCCAAGTAACTACGCCTTCTGCTTCTCAGAAAGACAAGCCAGCGACCAATACGCCTGCGCCTGAAGAGAAAAAAGCCAGCTCTAAAGTGGTTTTGGTTAACGAGAAACCTGTACCTAGAGCCGTTTCAGAAGCGAGCGCTGCACAAGCGGCTGCTAAAAAAGCAGCGGAAGAAAAAGCGGCTGCGGCTAAGGCGGCTGCCGAGAAAGCGGCTAAGTTAGCGGCTGAAAAAGCAGCGGCTGCCAAGTCGGTTGCATTAGCCAGTGCTGGTGCAGCAGCAGGCAATGCGGCGGGCGGTGCTGGCAGTTTCACCATTCAAGTCTTAGCCAGTGCCGATAAAGCAAAAGCAGACGCTGCCGCAGGCCCACTGAAGGCTGATGGTTACAATGTTGCGGTTTCGACGGCTAATGTTGGTGGCAAGACAGTTTATCGTGTCAATGTGACCGGCTTTGCTGACCGTGCGGCGGCTGAAGCAGCGCAGGCTAAAATGAAGTCGCGTTATAAGCAAAACGCCGCCATTCAAGGCAGTTTTGTGACTAGCAGCAAGTAA
- the folC gene encoding bifunctional tetrahydrofolate synthase/dihydrofolate synthase, with translation MKTLDDWLRWQETQFLTEIKLGLDRIRCVAERMGLLSVPVPLLTVGGTNGKGSTCAMLTRILLLQGYKVGTYTSPHLLRYNERIALNGVPVRNADICAAFAAIDKARDDIDLTYFEFGTLAAVWCFLQAKVDVIVLEVGLGGRLDACNLWDADVAIITSIGIDHVEWLGSTREAIGYEKSGIMRAGKPVVCGDPQPPASIAREAARIGADLWQLGRNFSVEHVPQPALVGDVQRQNAAVVVTALQRLADKLPVSPDAIAEGLASVSLMGRMQRIRAEPEVILDVAHNPHAATELAGWLKKNPVNGKTFAIFSILADKDIAGVLKIMASAVDEWYVVALSSKRALSQDDLLALMRSNGISQPIHAYPDFQSAWNVMVLSAEKQDRVVAFGSFLVVSAMLEIDVSPHGAGSA, from the coding sequence TTGAAAACGCTCGATGATTGGTTGCGTTGGCAGGAAACGCAATTCTTGACCGAAATCAAGCTGGGGCTGGATCGGATTCGTTGCGTCGCTGAGCGCATGGGCTTGCTGTCTGTACCCGTGCCACTGCTGACGGTGGGCGGGACGAACGGCAAAGGTTCCACCTGCGCCATGTTAACGCGGATTTTGCTGCTGCAAGGTTACAAGGTCGGTACGTATACTTCCCCTCACTTACTGCGCTACAACGAACGCATTGCGCTGAATGGCGTACCGGTAAGGAATGCGGACATTTGTGCCGCTTTCGCCGCGATTGATAAGGCTCGCGATGATATTGATTTGACCTACTTTGAATTCGGCACACTGGCGGCGGTGTGGTGTTTTTTGCAAGCCAAGGTTGATGTGATTGTGTTGGAAGTCGGGCTGGGCGGGCGTTTGGATGCGTGCAATCTGTGGGATGCGGATGTCGCGATTATCACCAGCATTGGCATTGATCACGTGGAATGGCTGGGCAGTACTCGCGAAGCCATCGGCTATGAAAAATCTGGCATTATGCGGGCAGGCAAACCGGTAGTTTGCGGCGACCCGCAGCCACCCGCCAGCATTGCGCGTGAAGCCGCGCGTATCGGGGCGGATTTGTGGCAATTGGGGCGGAATTTCAGCGTCGAGCATGTGCCACAGCCTGCATTGGTGGGCGATGTGCAACGTCAAAACGCGGCGGTTGTGGTGACAGCTTTGCAACGATTGGCGGATAAATTGCCTGTTTCCCCAGATGCAATTGCTGAAGGCTTAGCCAGTGTGAGCCTGATGGGGCGGATGCAGCGGATTCGAGCAGAACCGGAAGTCATCCTTGATGTCGCGCACAATCCCCATGCAGCGACTGAATTGGCAGGATGGTTGAAAAAAAATCCAGTAAACGGCAAAACATTTGCAATTTTTTCTATACTTGCAGATAAGGATATTGCTGGGGTGCTGAAAATCATGGCGTCGGCGGTGGATGAATGGTACGTAGTGGCATTGTCCAGCAAGCGGGCGCTCAGTCAGGATGATCTGTTAGCACTCATGCGTTCCAATGGCATAAGCCAACCGATTCATGCCTATCCTGATTTCCAGAGTGCATGGAACGTTATGGTTTTAAGCGCAGAAAAACAGGACAGAGTAGTTGCATTCGGTTCTTTTCTGGTAGTATCCGCTATGCTGGAAATAGACGTTTCTCCCCATGGCGCTGGTTCTGCCTGA
- a CDS encoding L,D-transpeptidase, with protein sequence MTNNKQTVKKIWLPLIFATAISSGALMAESEVTPLSLPPPLPAPVAEVATPAGDERFTALLATLARDFPSYSTARVLVVDATAQTLILVENGQAVNEWVISTATSGLGSVKGSQQTPLGVHRVAQKLGDGAPLGAIFKARQNTGRIAQILTGADERSTADNVTTRILWLDGLEPGVNKGGEVDSYERYIYIHGTDEEGRLGNPASHGCIRMRNADVIDLFNRVNEDTLVVITRKREG encoded by the coding sequence ATGACGAACAACAAACAAACCGTGAAAAAAATATGGTTGCCATTGATATTTGCAACAGCGATTAGCAGTGGGGCATTGATGGCTGAATCAGAAGTGACGCCTTTAAGTTTGCCGCCACCACTGCCTGCGCCCGTAGCAGAGGTGGCAACACCCGCTGGTGATGAACGTTTCACCGCACTGCTTGCGACGTTGGCACGGGATTTCCCCAGCTATTCCACCGCACGGGTATTGGTGGTGGATGCCACCGCGCAAACGCTGATCTTGGTGGAAAATGGGCAGGCGGTGAATGAGTGGGTGATTTCCACTGCTACCAGCGGTTTGGGGAGTGTCAAAGGTAGCCAGCAAACCCCGCTAGGTGTACACCGCGTGGCGCAAAAGTTGGGCGATGGTGCGCCGTTGGGGGCAATCTTCAAAGCGCGGCAAAATACCGGGCGCATTGCACAAATTCTGACGGGTGCGGATGAGCGCAGTACCGCCGATAATGTCACCACCCGCATTCTGTGGTTGGATGGCTTAGAGCCGGGTGTCAATAAAGGCGGCGAGGTGGATTCGTATGAGCGTTACATTTACATTCACGGCACGGACGAAGAAGGCAGGCTGGGGAATCCGGCTTCGCACGGCTGCATTCGGATGCGCAATGCCGATGTGATCGACCTGTTCAACCGCGTGAACGAAGACACCTTGGTGGTGATTACGCGAAAACGTGAGGGATAA
- a CDS encoding CvpA family protein, whose translation MTADILDISIIVLIVLSAVIGLIRGFVREAFSLITWLAALGFAFLYYEQLAVHVPFDGQGKLGQVVIAFIVIFLGVLIVGSIINHLLSAAVSSVGLGGVDYLLGGAFGILRGGLIVTLLVLLFSAVGKYSAADWWKESRLMPWFEHNAVMLKEMIPNKLPEELPGIFSSKP comes from the coding sequence ATGACAGCAGATATTCTGGATATAAGCATTATTGTCCTGATTGTCTTATCAGCCGTTATTGGGCTGATTCGCGGGTTTGTCAGGGAAGCATTTTCCCTGATAACGTGGCTTGCGGCTTTAGGATTTGCCTTTTTGTACTACGAACAATTAGCGGTACATGTGCCTTTTGACGGGCAGGGCAAACTGGGACAAGTGGTGATTGCGTTTATTGTCATCTTCCTCGGTGTGTTGATCGTCGGTTCGATTATCAATCACTTACTGAGCGCGGCGGTGTCTTCCGTTGGTTTGGGGGGCGTTGATTATCTGTTGGGTGGTGCGTTTGGTATTTTGCGGGGTGGTTTGATCGTCACCTTGTTGGTATTGTTGTTTAGTGCGGTGGGAAAATATTCCGCAGCAGACTGGTGGAAAGAGTCGCGGTTGATGCCGTGGTTTGAACACAATGCGGTTATGCTGAAGGAAATGATCCCCAATAAGCTCCCGGAAGAACTGCCCGGTATTTTTTCCAGTAAACCGTAG